The Mastomys coucha isolate ucsf_1 unplaced genomic scaffold, UCSF_Mcou_1 pScaffold4, whole genome shotgun sequence genome has a segment encoding these proteins:
- the LOC116075795 gene encoding olfactory receptor 6C1: MSNHTETREFILLGLSDDPKLQVVIFVFLFITYTLSITGNLTIITLTLLDSHLQTPMYFFLRNFSILEVSFTTVTIPKFLGTIISGDKTISFNNCIAQLFFFILLGVTEFYLLAAMSYDRYIAICKPLHYLTIMSQKVCIMLVFASWLTSFLIIFPALMLLLQLDYCGSNIIDHYTCDYFPLLQLSCSDTKLLERMGFSCAVFTLMFTLVLIFLSYTYIIRTIVKIPSASQRSKAFSTCSSHMIVISISYGSCIFMYIKPSATDRASLTKGVAILNTSVAPMLNPFIYSLRNQQVKQAFMNMARKMVFFTST, encoded by the coding sequence ATGAGCAACCATACAGAAACCAGAGAGTTTATTCTTCTGGGATTGTCAGATGATCCAAAGCTCCAGGTTGtgatctttgtctttctcttcatcACCTACACACTCAGTATCACAGGGAACCTGACCATCATCACTCTCACCTTGCTGGATTCTCACCTCCAGACTCCCATGTATTTCTTCCTCAGGAATTTCTCCATTTTAGAAGTATCCTTCACAACTGTCACTATACCCAAGTTCTTAGGCACCATAATCTCAGGGGATAAAACGATTTCCTTCAACAACTGTATAGCACAGttattttttttcatccttttggGAGTTACTGAATTTTACCTTCTAGCTGCCATGTCCTATGACCGTTACATTGCCATTTGCAAGCCCCTGCATTACCTTACCATCATGAGTCAGAAGGTCTGCATAATGCTCGTCTTTGCCTCTTGGCTGACTTCTTTCCTAATCATCTTCCCTGCATTAATGTTGCTTCTGCAGCTTGATTATTGTGGCTCCAATATCATTGATCACTATACCTGTGATTATTTCCCCTTGCTTCAACTTTCCTGTTCAGACACAAAGTTGCTGGAAAGGATGGGGTTTTCCTGTGCTGTCTTTACCCTAATGTTCACTTTGGTGTTAATATTTCTGTCCTACACATACATCATCAGAACAATTGTGAAGATTCCTTCTGCTAGTCAGAGGTCAAAGGCCTTTTCCACGTGTTCTTCCCACATGATTGTCATCTCCATCTCTTATGGCAGctgcatttttatgtatattaaacCCTCAGCTACAGATAGAGCATCACTGACCAAGGGAGTTGCCATACTAAATACCTCAGTAGCCCCCATGCTAAACCCCTTCATTTATAGCCTGAGGAATCAGCAAGTCAAACAAGCCTTTATGAACATGGCAAGGAAGATGGTGTTTTTCACAAGTACATGA
- the LOC116075800 gene encoding olfactory receptor 6C6-like, producing MKNQSVEIVFILLGLTDDPQLQILIFLFLFFNYILSMMGNLVIILLTLMDLRLKTPMYFFLRNFSFLEIAFTTACIPRFLMSILTGNRTISYNACAAQFFFFSLLLVTEFYLLAAMSYDRYVAICRPLHYPIIMNSKVCHLLVLSCWVTGFLVILPPLMLGLKLDFCASKTIDHFLCDTSPLLQLSCTDTRFIELMAFVIAVVTLVITLIFVILSYTFIIKTILKFPSAQQRRKAFSTCSSHMVVVSITYGSCIFMYMKTSAKERVTLNKGVAVLNTSVAPLLNPFIYTLRNQQVKDAFKQVLHRVYSHNSELRFRPK from the coding sequence atgaagaaccAATCTGTGGAGATTGTATTCATTTTACTTGGACTGACAGATGACCCTCAGCTACAAattctgatttttctgtttctgtttttcaattaCATCTTGAGCATGATGGGAAACTTAGTGATCATTCTCCTCACCCTGATGGATCTTCGCCTAAAGACTCCAATGTATTTCTTCCTCCGGAATTTCTCCTTCTTAGAAATTGCATTCACAACTGCTTGTATTCCACGGTTCTTAATGAGCATTCTCACTGGAAACAGAACAATTTCCTACAATGCTTGTGCAGCtcaattcttcttcttttctctattaCTAGTCACAGAGTTCTACCTCCTGGCTGCCAtgtcctatgaccgctatgtagcCATCTGCAGACCATTGCACTACCCCATCATCATGAATAGCAAAGTGTGCCACCTACTGGTCCTCAGCTGCTGGGTAACTGGGTTCTTAGTCATCTTACCCCCTTTAATGCTCGGACTCAAACTGGATTTCTGTGCTTCCAAAACAATAGACCATTTCCTATGTGACACTTCTCCTCTCCTGCAGCTGTCTTGCACAGACACACGTTTCATAGAATTGATGGCTTTTGTCATAGCTGTTGTGACACTTGTCATCACCTTGATCTTTGTGATTCTCTCCTACACATTCATCATCAAAACCATCCTAAAGTTCCCTTCAGCTCAGCAGAGGAGAAAGGCCTTTTCCACCTGCTCCTCACACATGGTTGTTGTCTCCATTACTTATGGGAGTTGTATCTTCATGTACATGAAAACATCAGCCAAGGAGAGGGTGACCTTAAATAAAGGTGTAGCTGTGCTCAACACCTCTGTGGCCCCTTTGCTAAACCCTTTCATTTACACCCTAAGGAACCAACAGGTGAAGGATGCTTTCAAGCAGGTGCTTCACCGAGTGTATTCTCACAATAGTGAATTAAGATTTAGACCTAAATAG